The Brassica napus cultivar Da-Ae chromosome C7, Da-Ae, whole genome shotgun sequence genome has a segment encoding these proteins:
- the LOC106428702 gene encoding transcription factor ABORTED MICROSPORES isoform X2, with protein MESTMQNLLEKLRPLVGARAWDYCVLWRLNEDQRFVKWIGCCCGGTQLIEENGTEEFSIEGCRDVMFHHPRTKSCEFLDHLPSSIPLDSGIYAETLLTNQTGWLSESSEPGFMQETICTRVLIPIPGGLVELFATRHVAEDQNVVDFVMGNCNMLMDETVTINMMVADEVESKPYGMLCGDIHQKGSKDEEMMNLPLPYDISTDQMRVNFLPQMSEYEAQQHLKVKSDYHHQDLGYLPENGSKEMMGMNPFSTEDGMSVMGEPSLLVNEQQIANDKEMNENGTGSDCSDQIDDEDDQKYKKKTGKHSQAKNLLAERRRRKKLNDRLYALRSLVPRITKLDRASILGDAINYVKELQIEAKELQDELEENSETEDGANRQRGGVSLNGTVVTGFHPGISCNSNVPNLKQDVDIENANDKGQEMEPQVDVAQLDGIEFFVKVICEYKPGGFTRLMEALDSLGLEVTNANTTRFLSLVSNVFKVEKTDSEMVPAEHVRNSLLEITRNTSRGWHDDQMATGSIQNEKNEVDYQHYDDHHHHSGHHHLNDHQMNHSAQHHHHHQHINHYQNQ; from the exons ATGGAGAGTACTATGCAAAACTTGTTGGAGAAACTAAGGCCTCTGGTAGGTGCAAGAGCTTGGGACTATTGTGTTCTTTGGAGACTAAACGAAGACCAAAG GTTTGTGAAGTGGATAGGATGTTGTTGTGGTGGGACACAACTCATAGAGGAAAATGGAACTGAAGAGTTTAGCATCGAAGGTTGTAGGGATGTTATGTTTCATCATCCTCGAACCAAATCTTGTGAATTTCTTGATCATCTTCCTTCTTCCATCCCTCTTGATTCCGG GATATATGCGGAGACTCTTCTGACTAACCAGACCGGTTGGTTAAGTGAGAGCTCAGAACCAGGTTTCATGCAG GAAACGATCTGTACAAGGGTTTTGATTCCTATACCGGGAGGATTAGTGGAGCTCTTTGCGACCAGACAT GTAGCTGAAGATCAGAACGTGGTAGATTTTGTAATGGGCAATTGCAATATGTTAATGGATGAAACCGTGACGATCAACATGATGGTAGCGGATGAGGTCGAGTCGAAGCCATACGGGATGTTATGTGGTGACATCCATCAAAAGGGTTCAAAGGATGAAGAAATGATGAATCTCCCATTGCCCTACGACATCTCTACCGATCAAATGCGGGTCAACTTCTTGCCTCAGATGAGTGAGTACGAGGCACAACAACACTTGAAGGTGAAGAGTGATTATCATCACCAAGACTTGGGATATCTCCCGGAGAATGGTAGCAAGGAGATGATGGGCATGAACCCATTTAGCACAGAAGATGGGATGTCGGTGATGGGCGAGCCAAGCTTGCTTGTGAATGAACAGCAAATCGCTAACGATAAGGAAATGAATGAGAACGGAACCGGTTCGGATTGTAGCGACCAgattgatgatgaagatgatcaaAAGTACAAGAAGAAGACAGGGAAACATTCTCAAGCTAAGAACCTGTTGGCTGAGAGACGGAGGAGGAAGAAGCTAAACGATAGGCTTTACGCTCTCCGGTCTCTTGTTCCTAGGATAACCAAG TTGGATAGGGCATCGATTCTTGGTGACGCGATCAACTACGTTAAGGAGTTGCAGATTGAGGCAAAGGAGCTACAAGACGAGCTTGAAGAAAACTCAGAGACTGAGGATGGAGCTAATAGGCAGCGAGGAGGGGTGAGTCTGAACGGGACAGTTGTCACTGGGTTTCACCCGGGGATTTCATGCAACTCCAACGTTCCTAACCTGAAACAAGATGTTGATATTGAGAATGCCAATGATAAAGGACAAGAAATGGAG CCGCAGGTGGACGTGGCTCAGTTAGATGGCATAGAGTTTTTCGTAAAGGTGATTTGTGAATACAAACCAGGAGGCTTCACAAGACTAATGGAGGCACTTGATTCTTTAGGACTTGAGGTGACAAATGCTAACACCACTCGGTTCCTCAGTCTTGTCTCCAATGTCTTTAAAGTCGAG AAAACCGATAGCGAGATGGTGCCAGCTGAACACGTTAGGAACTCTTTGCTGGAAATAACCCGGAACACATCTAGAGGATGGCATGATGATCAGATGGCAACCGGTTCGATCCAAAACGAAAAGAACGAAGTTGACTATCAACACTATGATGATCACCACCATCACAGCGGTCATCACCACCTAAATGATCATCAGATGAATCACAGCgcacaacatcatcatcatcaccaacacaTCAACCATTACCAAAACCAATAA
- the LOC106428702 gene encoding transcription factor ABORTED MICROSPORES isoform X1 — MESTMQNLLEKLRPLVGARAWDYCVLWRLNEDQRFVKWIGCCCGGTQLIEENGTEEFSIEGCRDVMFHHPRTKSCEFLDHLPSSIPLDSGGIYAETLLTNQTGWLSESSEPGFMQETICTRVLIPIPGGLVELFATRHVAEDQNVVDFVMGNCNMLMDETVTINMMVADEVESKPYGMLCGDIHQKGSKDEEMMNLPLPYDISTDQMRVNFLPQMSEYEAQQHLKVKSDYHHQDLGYLPENGSKEMMGMNPFSTEDGMSVMGEPSLLVNEQQIANDKEMNENGTGSDCSDQIDDEDDQKYKKKTGKHSQAKNLLAERRRRKKLNDRLYALRSLVPRITKLDRASILGDAINYVKELQIEAKELQDELEENSETEDGANRQRGGVSLNGTVVTGFHPGISCNSNVPNLKQDVDIENANDKGQEMEPQVDVAQLDGIEFFVKVICEYKPGGFTRLMEALDSLGLEVTNANTTRFLSLVSNVFKVEKTDSEMVPAEHVRNSLLEITRNTSRGWHDDQMATGSIQNEKNEVDYQHYDDHHHHSGHHHLNDHQMNHSAQHHHHHQHINHYQNQ; from the exons ATGGAGAGTACTATGCAAAACTTGTTGGAGAAACTAAGGCCTCTGGTAGGTGCAAGAGCTTGGGACTATTGTGTTCTTTGGAGACTAAACGAAGACCAAAG GTTTGTGAAGTGGATAGGATGTTGTTGTGGTGGGACACAACTCATAGAGGAAAATGGAACTGAAGAGTTTAGCATCGAAGGTTGTAGGGATGTTATGTTTCATCATCCTCGAACCAAATCTTGTGAATTTCTTGATCATCTTCCTTCTTCCATCCCTCTTGATTCCGGCGG GATATATGCGGAGACTCTTCTGACTAACCAGACCGGTTGGTTAAGTGAGAGCTCAGAACCAGGTTTCATGCAG GAAACGATCTGTACAAGGGTTTTGATTCCTATACCGGGAGGATTAGTGGAGCTCTTTGCGACCAGACAT GTAGCTGAAGATCAGAACGTGGTAGATTTTGTAATGGGCAATTGCAATATGTTAATGGATGAAACCGTGACGATCAACATGATGGTAGCGGATGAGGTCGAGTCGAAGCCATACGGGATGTTATGTGGTGACATCCATCAAAAGGGTTCAAAGGATGAAGAAATGATGAATCTCCCATTGCCCTACGACATCTCTACCGATCAAATGCGGGTCAACTTCTTGCCTCAGATGAGTGAGTACGAGGCACAACAACACTTGAAGGTGAAGAGTGATTATCATCACCAAGACTTGGGATATCTCCCGGAGAATGGTAGCAAGGAGATGATGGGCATGAACCCATTTAGCACAGAAGATGGGATGTCGGTGATGGGCGAGCCAAGCTTGCTTGTGAATGAACAGCAAATCGCTAACGATAAGGAAATGAATGAGAACGGAACCGGTTCGGATTGTAGCGACCAgattgatgatgaagatgatcaaAAGTACAAGAAGAAGACAGGGAAACATTCTCAAGCTAAGAACCTGTTGGCTGAGAGACGGAGGAGGAAGAAGCTAAACGATAGGCTTTACGCTCTCCGGTCTCTTGTTCCTAGGATAACCAAG TTGGATAGGGCATCGATTCTTGGTGACGCGATCAACTACGTTAAGGAGTTGCAGATTGAGGCAAAGGAGCTACAAGACGAGCTTGAAGAAAACTCAGAGACTGAGGATGGAGCTAATAGGCAGCGAGGAGGGGTGAGTCTGAACGGGACAGTTGTCACTGGGTTTCACCCGGGGATTTCATGCAACTCCAACGTTCCTAACCTGAAACAAGATGTTGATATTGAGAATGCCAATGATAAAGGACAAGAAATGGAG CCGCAGGTGGACGTGGCTCAGTTAGATGGCATAGAGTTTTTCGTAAAGGTGATTTGTGAATACAAACCAGGAGGCTTCACAAGACTAATGGAGGCACTTGATTCTTTAGGACTTGAGGTGACAAATGCTAACACCACTCGGTTCCTCAGTCTTGTCTCCAATGTCTTTAAAGTCGAG AAAACCGATAGCGAGATGGTGCCAGCTGAACACGTTAGGAACTCTTTGCTGGAAATAACCCGGAACACATCTAGAGGATGGCATGATGATCAGATGGCAACCGGTTCGATCCAAAACGAAAAGAACGAAGTTGACTATCAACACTATGATGATCACCACCATCACAGCGGTCATCACCACCTAAATGATCATCAGATGAATCACAGCgcacaacatcatcatcatcaccaacacaTCAACCATTACCAAAACCAATAA